One window of Zalophus californianus isolate mZalCal1 chromosome 3, mZalCal1.pri.v2, whole genome shotgun sequence genomic DNA carries:
- the LOC113919183 gene encoding protocadherin-8 isoform X1, whose amino-acid sequence MSPVRRGGSPCLFPLQLFSLCWVLSVAQSKTVRYSTFEEDAPGTVIGTLAEDLHMKVSGDTSFRLMKQFNSSLLRVREGDGQLTVGDAGLDRERLCGQAPQCVLAFDVVSFSQEQFRLVHVEVEVRDINDHAPRFPRAQIPVEVSEGAAVGTRIPLEVPVDEDVGANGLQSVRLAEPHSPFRVELQTRADGAQCADLVLLHELDRESQAAYSLELVAQDGGRPPRSATAALSVRVLDANDHSPAFPQGAVAEVELAEDAPVGSLLLDLDAADPDEGPNGDVVFGFGARTPPEARRLFRLDPRSGRLTLAGPVDYERQDTYELDVRAQDRGPGPRASTCKVIVRIRDVNDNAPDITITPLAAPGAPAASPFAAAAAAAAALGGADATSPTGPGTPEAGAVSLVPEGAARESLVALVSTSDRDSGANGQVRCALYGHEHFRLQPAYAGSYLVVTAASLDRERIAEYNLTLVAEDRGAPPLRTVRPYTVRVSDENDNPPVFTRPVYEVSVRENNPPGAYLATVAARDPDLGRNGQVTYRLLEAEVGRAGGSVSTYVSVDPATGAIYALRSFDYEMLRQLDVRIQASDGGSPQLSSSALVQVRVLDQNDHAPVLVHPAPANGTLEVAVPGRTARDTAVARVQARDADDGANGELAFELQQQEPREAFAIDRRTGEIVLTGDLSLEPPGRVFRALLVISDGGRPPLSTTATVSFVVTAGGGRGLVAPASAGSPERSRPPGSRLAASGPALQWDTPLIVIIVLAGSCTLLLAAIIAIATTCNRRKKEVRKGGARREERPGAAGGGASAPGSPEEAARGAGPRPNMFDVLTFPGSGKAPFGSPAADPPPPAVAAAEVPGSEGGSATGESSCHFEGQQRLRGAHAEPYGASPGFGKEPAPPVAVWKGHSFNTISGREAEKFSGKDSGKGDSDFNDSDSDISGDALKKDLINHMQSGLWACTAECKILGHSDRCWSPSCGGPNTHPAPHPPAQMSTFCKSTSLPRDPLRRDNYYQAQLPKTVGLQSVYEKVLHRDYDRTVTLLSPPRPGRLPDLQEIGVPLYQSPPGRYLSPKKEANENV is encoded by the exons ATGAGTCCAGTGAGGCGCGGGGGCAGCCCCTGCCTTTTCCCTTTACAGCTCTTCAGCCTCTGTTGGGTGCTCTCAGTGGCCCAGAGCAAGACAGTGCGATACAGCACCTTCGAGGAGGATGCCCCTGGCACGGTCATCGGGACCTTGGCTGAGGACCTGCATATGAAAGTATCTGGAGACACAAGCTTCCGCCTGATGAAGCAGTTCAACAGCTCGCTTCTTCGCGTGCGCGAGGGCGACGGGCAGCTGACCGTCGGGGACGCGGGCCTGGACCGAGAGCGGCTGTGCGGCCAGGCGCCACAGTGCGTGCTGGCTTTCGACGTGGTCAGCTTCTCGCAGGAGCAGTTCCGGCTGGTGCAcgtggaggtggaggtgagggACATCAACGACCATGCACCGCGCTTCCCGCGGGCCCAGATCCCGGTGGAGGTGTCCGAGGGCGCAGCCGTGGGCACGCGCATCCCCTTGGAGGTGCCTGTGGACGAGGACGTGGGGGCCAACGGGCTGCAGAGCGTGCGCCTGGCGGAACCTCACAGTCCCTTCCGCGTGGAACTGCAGACGCGCGCGGACGGCGCCCAGTGCGCGGACCTGGTGCTGTTACACGAGCTGGACCGCGAGAGCCAGGCCGCCTACAGCCTGGAGCTGGTGGCCCAGGACGGCGGCCGCCCGCCGCGCTCCGCCACGGCCGCCCTCAGCGTGCGAGTGCTGGACGCCAACGACCACAGCCCGGCCTTCCCGCAGGGCGCCGTGGCCGAAGTGGAGCTGGCGGAGGACGCTCCCGTGGGCTCGCTGCTGCTCGACCTGGACGCGGCCGACCCCGACGAGGGCCCCAACGGCGACGTGGTGTTCGGCTTCGGGGCCCGTACCCCGCCCGAGGCGCGCCGCCTCTTCCGCCTGGACCCGCGCTCGGGCCGCCTCACCCTGGCAGGACCGGTGGACTACGAGCGCCAGGACACCTATGAGCTGGACGTGCGGGCCCAGGACCGCGGTCCAGGGCCCCGGGCCTCCACTTGCAAGGTCATCGTGCGCATCCGCGACGTCAATGACAACGCTCCGGACATCACCATCACCCCGCTGGCCGCCCCGGGCGCACCTGCCGCCTCTCccttcgccgccgccgccgccgccgccgccgctctcGGGGGTGCGGACGCGACCTCGCCGACCGGGCCCGGGACGCCTGAGGCCGGCGCCGTGTCTCTGGTGCCAGAGGGGGCGGCGCGCGAAAGCCTGGTGGCGCTGGTCAGCACCTCGGACAGAGACTCGGGCGCCAACGGACAGGTGCGTTGCGCCCTCTACGGGCATGAGCACTTTCGGCTGCAGCCGGCCTACGCGGGCAGCTACCTGGTGGTGACCGCGGCGTCGCTGGACCGCGAGCGCATCGCCGAGTACAACCTGACGCTGGTGGCCGAGGACCGCGGCGCGCCCCCGCTACGCACCGTGCGGCCCTACACGGTGCGCGTGAGTGACGAGAACGACAACCCGCCAGTCTTCACACGGCCGGTCTACGAGGTGTCGGTGCGTGAGAACAACCCGCCCGGCGCCTACTTGGCCACGGTGGCCGCCCGGGACCCCGACCTGGGCCGCAACGGCCAGGTCACCTACCGGCTGCTGGAGGCTGAAGTAGGCCGTGCCGGGGGCTCAGTGTCCACCTATGTGTCGGTGGACCCGGCCACGGGGGCTATCTATGCGCTGCGCAGCTTCGACTATGAGATGCTGCGCCAGCTCGACGTGCGCATCCAGGCGAGCGACGGTGGCTCCCCTCAGCTCTCCAGCAGCGCCCTGGTGCAAGTGCGGGTACTGGACCAGAACGACCACGCACCGGTCCTGGTGCACCCGGCGCCGGCCAACGGGACCCTGGAAGTGGCGGTCCCGGGGCGCACGGCAAGGGACACTGCCGTGGCGCGCGTGCAGGCCCGGGACGCGGACGATGGTGCAAACGGGGAGCTGGCGTTCGAGCTGCAGCAGCAGGAGCCGCGAGAAGCCTTCGCCATCGACCGCCGCACGGGGGAGATCGTGCTCACAGGCGACCTCTCGCTGGAGCCGCCGGGCCGCGTGTTCCGGGCGCTGCTGGTCATATCCGACGGCGGCCGTCCCCCGCTCTCCACAACTGCCACCGTCAGCTTCGTGGTGACAGCAGGCGGCGGGCGAGGGCTGGTGGCGCCCGCCAGTGCGGGGAGCCCCGAGCGTTCTCGCCCGCCCGGCTCTCGACTCGCAGCGTCGGGGCCGGCGCTACAATGGGACACGCCGCTGATCGTCATCATCGTGTTGGCCGGGAGCTGCACGCTGCTGCTGGCCGCCATCATCGCCATCGCCACCACCTGCAACCGCCGCAAGAAGGAGGTGCGCAAAGGGGGGGCCCGCCGGGAAGAGCGGcccggggcggcgggcggcggagCCTCGGCTCCCGGCTCCCCGGAGGAAGCTGCCCGGGGAGCCGGGCCCAGGCCCAACATGTTCGACGTGCTCACCTTCCCTGGCAGCGGCAAAGCGCCCTTTGGCAGCCCCGCGGCCGACCCGCCCCCGCCCGCGGTCGCCGCGGCCGAAGTGCCGGGCTCGGAGGGCGGCAGCGCCACCGGGGAAAGCTCCTGTCACTTCGAGGGGCAGCAGCGGCTCCGCGGCGCGCACGCCGAG CCCTACGGTGCCTCCCCCGGCTTCGGAAAGGAGCCAGCGCCCCCTGTGGCGGTCTGGAAAGGACACTCTTTCAACACCATCTCTGGCCGAGAAGCGGAGAAGTTCAGCGGCAAAGACAGCGGCAAAGGGGACAGTGATTTCAACGACAGCGATTCTGACATCAGCGGGGACGCTCTGAAAAAGGATCTCATCAACCACATGCAGAGTG GACTGTGGGCGTGCACCGCTGAGTGTAAGATCCTGGGCCACTCTGACCGATGCTGGAGCCCGTCCTGCGGAGGGCCCAACACGCATCCCGCGCCTCACCCACCAGCGCAGATGTCTACCTTCTGTAAGAGCACGTCCCTGCCTCGGGATCCTCTGCGCAGGGACAATTACTATCAGGCCCAGCTGCCCAAGACAGTGGGGCTGCAGAGCGTCTATGAGAAAGTGCTACACAGAGACTATGACAGGACAGTCACCCTACTCTCCCCTCCCCGTCCAGGGAGGCTCCCAGACTTGCAGGAGATCGGGGTACCCCTCTACCAGTCCCCCCCTGGCAGGTACCTGTCCCCAAAGAAGGAAGCCAATGAAAATGTGTAA
- the LOC113919183 gene encoding protocadherin-8 isoform X2 produces MSPVRRGGSPCLFPLQLFSLCWVLSVAQSKTVRYSTFEEDAPGTVIGTLAEDLHMKVSGDTSFRLMKQFNSSLLRVREGDGQLTVGDAGLDRERLCGQAPQCVLAFDVVSFSQEQFRLVHVEVEVRDINDHAPRFPRAQIPVEVSEGAAVGTRIPLEVPVDEDVGANGLQSVRLAEPHSPFRVELQTRADGAQCADLVLLHELDRESQAAYSLELVAQDGGRPPRSATAALSVRVLDANDHSPAFPQGAVAEVELAEDAPVGSLLLDLDAADPDEGPNGDVVFGFGARTPPEARRLFRLDPRSGRLTLAGPVDYERQDTYELDVRAQDRGPGPRASTCKVIVRIRDVNDNAPDITITPLAAPGAPAASPFAAAAAAAAALGGADATSPTGPGTPEAGAVSLVPEGAARESLVALVSTSDRDSGANGQVRCALYGHEHFRLQPAYAGSYLVVTAASLDRERIAEYNLTLVAEDRGAPPLRTVRPYTVRVSDENDNPPVFTRPVYEVSVRENNPPGAYLATVAARDPDLGRNGQVTYRLLEAEVGRAGGSVSTYVSVDPATGAIYALRSFDYEMLRQLDVRIQASDGGSPQLSSSALVQVRVLDQNDHAPVLVHPAPANGTLEVAVPGRTARDTAVARVQARDADDGANGELAFELQQQEPREAFAIDRRTGEIVLTGDLSLEPPGRVFRALLVISDGGRPPLSTTATVSFVVTAGGGRGLVAPASAGSPERSRPPGSRLAASGPALQWDTPLIVIIVLAGSCTLLLAAIIAIATTCNRRKKEPYGASPGFGKEPAPPVAVWKGHSFNTISGREAEKFSGKDSGKGDSDFNDSDSDISGDALKKDLINHMQSGLWACTAECKILGHSDRCWSPSCGGPNTHPAPHPPAQMSTFCKSTSLPRDPLRRDNYYQAQLPKTVGLQSVYEKVLHRDYDRTVTLLSPPRPGRLPDLQEIGVPLYQSPPGRYLSPKKEANENV; encoded by the exons ATGAGTCCAGTGAGGCGCGGGGGCAGCCCCTGCCTTTTCCCTTTACAGCTCTTCAGCCTCTGTTGGGTGCTCTCAGTGGCCCAGAGCAAGACAGTGCGATACAGCACCTTCGAGGAGGATGCCCCTGGCACGGTCATCGGGACCTTGGCTGAGGACCTGCATATGAAAGTATCTGGAGACACAAGCTTCCGCCTGATGAAGCAGTTCAACAGCTCGCTTCTTCGCGTGCGCGAGGGCGACGGGCAGCTGACCGTCGGGGACGCGGGCCTGGACCGAGAGCGGCTGTGCGGCCAGGCGCCACAGTGCGTGCTGGCTTTCGACGTGGTCAGCTTCTCGCAGGAGCAGTTCCGGCTGGTGCAcgtggaggtggaggtgagggACATCAACGACCATGCACCGCGCTTCCCGCGGGCCCAGATCCCGGTGGAGGTGTCCGAGGGCGCAGCCGTGGGCACGCGCATCCCCTTGGAGGTGCCTGTGGACGAGGACGTGGGGGCCAACGGGCTGCAGAGCGTGCGCCTGGCGGAACCTCACAGTCCCTTCCGCGTGGAACTGCAGACGCGCGCGGACGGCGCCCAGTGCGCGGACCTGGTGCTGTTACACGAGCTGGACCGCGAGAGCCAGGCCGCCTACAGCCTGGAGCTGGTGGCCCAGGACGGCGGCCGCCCGCCGCGCTCCGCCACGGCCGCCCTCAGCGTGCGAGTGCTGGACGCCAACGACCACAGCCCGGCCTTCCCGCAGGGCGCCGTGGCCGAAGTGGAGCTGGCGGAGGACGCTCCCGTGGGCTCGCTGCTGCTCGACCTGGACGCGGCCGACCCCGACGAGGGCCCCAACGGCGACGTGGTGTTCGGCTTCGGGGCCCGTACCCCGCCCGAGGCGCGCCGCCTCTTCCGCCTGGACCCGCGCTCGGGCCGCCTCACCCTGGCAGGACCGGTGGACTACGAGCGCCAGGACACCTATGAGCTGGACGTGCGGGCCCAGGACCGCGGTCCAGGGCCCCGGGCCTCCACTTGCAAGGTCATCGTGCGCATCCGCGACGTCAATGACAACGCTCCGGACATCACCATCACCCCGCTGGCCGCCCCGGGCGCACCTGCCGCCTCTCccttcgccgccgccgccgccgccgccgccgctctcGGGGGTGCGGACGCGACCTCGCCGACCGGGCCCGGGACGCCTGAGGCCGGCGCCGTGTCTCTGGTGCCAGAGGGGGCGGCGCGCGAAAGCCTGGTGGCGCTGGTCAGCACCTCGGACAGAGACTCGGGCGCCAACGGACAGGTGCGTTGCGCCCTCTACGGGCATGAGCACTTTCGGCTGCAGCCGGCCTACGCGGGCAGCTACCTGGTGGTGACCGCGGCGTCGCTGGACCGCGAGCGCATCGCCGAGTACAACCTGACGCTGGTGGCCGAGGACCGCGGCGCGCCCCCGCTACGCACCGTGCGGCCCTACACGGTGCGCGTGAGTGACGAGAACGACAACCCGCCAGTCTTCACACGGCCGGTCTACGAGGTGTCGGTGCGTGAGAACAACCCGCCCGGCGCCTACTTGGCCACGGTGGCCGCCCGGGACCCCGACCTGGGCCGCAACGGCCAGGTCACCTACCGGCTGCTGGAGGCTGAAGTAGGCCGTGCCGGGGGCTCAGTGTCCACCTATGTGTCGGTGGACCCGGCCACGGGGGCTATCTATGCGCTGCGCAGCTTCGACTATGAGATGCTGCGCCAGCTCGACGTGCGCATCCAGGCGAGCGACGGTGGCTCCCCTCAGCTCTCCAGCAGCGCCCTGGTGCAAGTGCGGGTACTGGACCAGAACGACCACGCACCGGTCCTGGTGCACCCGGCGCCGGCCAACGGGACCCTGGAAGTGGCGGTCCCGGGGCGCACGGCAAGGGACACTGCCGTGGCGCGCGTGCAGGCCCGGGACGCGGACGATGGTGCAAACGGGGAGCTGGCGTTCGAGCTGCAGCAGCAGGAGCCGCGAGAAGCCTTCGCCATCGACCGCCGCACGGGGGAGATCGTGCTCACAGGCGACCTCTCGCTGGAGCCGCCGGGCCGCGTGTTCCGGGCGCTGCTGGTCATATCCGACGGCGGCCGTCCCCCGCTCTCCACAACTGCCACCGTCAGCTTCGTGGTGACAGCAGGCGGCGGGCGAGGGCTGGTGGCGCCCGCCAGTGCGGGGAGCCCCGAGCGTTCTCGCCCGCCCGGCTCTCGACTCGCAGCGTCGGGGCCGGCGCTACAATGGGACACGCCGCTGATCGTCATCATCGTGTTGGCCGGGAGCTGCACGCTGCTGCTGGCCGCCATCATCGCCATCGCCACCACCTGCAACCGCCGCAAGAAGGAG CCCTACGGTGCCTCCCCCGGCTTCGGAAAGGAGCCAGCGCCCCCTGTGGCGGTCTGGAAAGGACACTCTTTCAACACCATCTCTGGCCGAGAAGCGGAGAAGTTCAGCGGCAAAGACAGCGGCAAAGGGGACAGTGATTTCAACGACAGCGATTCTGACATCAGCGGGGACGCTCTGAAAAAGGATCTCATCAACCACATGCAGAGTG GACTGTGGGCGTGCACCGCTGAGTGTAAGATCCTGGGCCACTCTGACCGATGCTGGAGCCCGTCCTGCGGAGGGCCCAACACGCATCCCGCGCCTCACCCACCAGCGCAGATGTCTACCTTCTGTAAGAGCACGTCCCTGCCTCGGGATCCTCTGCGCAGGGACAATTACTATCAGGCCCAGCTGCCCAAGACAGTGGGGCTGCAGAGCGTCTATGAGAAAGTGCTACACAGAGACTATGACAGGACAGTCACCCTACTCTCCCCTCCCCGTCCAGGGAGGCTCCCAGACTTGCAGGAGATCGGGGTACCCCTCTACCAGTCCCCCCCTGGCAGGTACCTGTCCCCAAAGAAGGAAGCCAATGAAAATGTGTAA